One genomic segment of Ricinus communis isolate WT05 ecotype wild-type chromosome 5, ASM1957865v1, whole genome shotgun sequence includes these proteins:
- the LOC8289816 gene encoding DExH-box ATP-dependent RNA helicase DExH17, with amino-acid sequence MFIICMLICFDFSNSCDFFSLILFSQQTSLAMDSYTLKSLSDLPEIFRSIFSFRYFNSLQSECFPICFHSDINMVISAPTGSGKTVLFELCILRVLSRFISEGRFNHIKGTLKTIYIAPSKALVQEKLRDWNQKFGPLGINCLELTGDNEFYNKRTVQEADIILTTPEKFDAVTRYRIKDGGLSFFSDIILLLIDEVHLLNDPRGAALEAIVSRIKMLAHNPEMKSSPLSCIRFLAVSATIPNIEDIAEWLSVPVEGIKRFGEEMRPVKLTTKVFGYTPAKNDFLFEKRLQNYVFDILMQYSRGKSALVFCSTRKGAQEAAQRLSQTAMTFGYSNPFIKDKEQQERLREASLSCSDRQMQSYIIYGVGYHNGGLCLKDRSLVESLFLKGDIKILCTTNTLAHGINLPAHTVVIKSTQHFNKEKGLYMEYDRSTILQMCGRAGRPPFDDTGLVIIMTRRETVHLYENLLNGCEMVESQLLSCVTEHLTAEIVQLTVSDIARAIEWVKCSYLYVRMKKNPERYAVRKGISTDRIDKHVQEISLQKVNELSRHEMIWTGEDGFLLKPLELGRLMTKYYLKLDTMKHIMQTPDKCSLEDALNVICRAEEIAWIQLRRTEKKLLNDINIDKDGRLRFHINGDKGKRKKRIQTREEKIFVLANDCLTGDPSAHDLSLTQDTNSICSNGCRIAKCMREYFIFKKNYKGAVNSILLAKSLYQKLWDDSPYLLKQLAGIGMVTAKALHSMGIKSFGELAEADPRRIEIVTGRKFPFGNHIKDSLLSLPPKVNIRIEETVCQRKGKSKLVVTLTRLSQPVQSIKRHYADMIVATEEDNLIHFHEKIRVDEFTSPYSATLLLSISEGQKMTVKADLIFEEYIGLDFHNKLVLMDNDSDMNSKRGHKRPSFFPPPEVVCVIEDDNETISYASSDRLCNWEKSKADNSSMPSFKLIDEELEEGAPAVEREKDNSKIVSEQEIFDHIREKAKNFPNFTPSRTACSPSLETHLFTRKHRHENDLMLDGKPDAIEVTEGSKTSQQTVLNLTSEFREMEHNEHNIKSSPTLQPSTTARSLFTMNLMEEKGGHNMRNLTEETIFGHIREKADNFPVLSKIKQSESPAWTMEHYAENLPDFHIGASDALREMKSDDKITRNSIIISELEPGGIVGDACGATVIERKSSRSPRGTHESLSIPPKVSNISNAPSSIGILSFDISMIKDTVGSMDTASSMEYNRKKRYSSNGSKRQCCSLAVEGKTSEVDSFLGFESVFSFL; translated from the exons ATGTTCATCATTTGCATGCTAATATGTTTTGATTTTAGTAATAGctgtgattttttttctttaattttattctcaCAGCAAACAAGCTTGGCAATGGATTCATATACTCTGAAGTCTCTATCAGATTTGCCAGAAATATTTCGTTCAATTTTCAGCTTCAG GTACTTTAATTCGCTGCAAAGTGAGTGCTTTCCTATCTGTTTCCACTCCGATATTAATATGGTTATCTCAGCACCAACTGGAAGTGGTAAAACAGTGCTCTTTGAGCTTTGTATATTGAGGGTTCTGTCAAGGTTCATATCTGAAGGGAGGTTTAATCACATTAAGGGAACTCTGAAGACA ATCTACATAGCGCCATCTAAGGCTTTAGTGCAGGAAAAACTCCGGGATTGGAATCAGAAATTTGGTCCACTGGGTATAAATTGCTTGGAATTGACAGGGGACAATGAATTTTACAACAAAAGGACGGTACAAGAAGCAGATATTATCCTAACTACTCCTGAG AAATTTGATGCTGTGACTCGATATCGCATAAAGGATGGTGGTTTGAGCTTTTTTAGTGACATTATTCTTCTGCTTATCGATGAAGTTCACCTACTGAATGATCCGCGGGGAGCAGCATTGGAGGCAATAGTTAGTAGAATAAAAATGCTTGCTCATAACCCTGAAATGAAATCAAGTCCTTTATCTTGTATCCGTTTTCTGGCAGTTTCAGCCACAATTCCGAACATTGAGGACATTG CTGAATGGCTTAGTGTTCCGGTCGAAGGAATCAAAAG GTTTGGAGAAGAAATGAGGCCTGTAAAGTTGACAACTAAAGTTTTTG GCTACACACCAGCAAAGAATGACTTTCTATTTGAAAAG CGCCTTCAAAACTATGTTTTTG ATATTTTGATGCAATATTCAAGAGGGAAATCTGCTCTTGTTTTTTGTTCAACTAGAAAAGGAGCCCAAGAAGCAGCACAGCGACTGTCTCAGACAGCAATGACCTTTGGCTATTCAAATCCATTCATCAAAGACAAAGAACAGCAGGAAAGGCTGAGGGAGGCTTCACTGTCATGTAGTGACAGACAAATGCAATCTTATATCATTTACGGGG TTGGTTATCACAATGGGGGGCTTTGCTTGAAGGATCGCAGCCTTGTTGAGAGTCTCTTTCTCAAGGGTGATATTAAAATCCTGTGTACTACAAACACCCTTGCTCATGGAATCAACTTACCCGCACATACAGTTGTCATAAAATCAACACAGCACTT cAACAAGGAGAAAGGTCTTTACATGGAGTATGACAGATCCACAATACTGCAG ATGTGTGGGAGAGCAGGTCGGCCTCCATTTGATGATACTGGACTGGTTATAATCATGACAAGAAGAGAAACA GTTCATCTATATGAGAATCTCTTGAATGGATGTGAAATGGTAGAATCGCA ATTACTTTCATGTGTGACAGAGCACTTGACTGCAGAGATAGTTCAATTGACTGTTTCTGACATTGCAAGGGCAATCGAATGGGTGAAGTGCTCATATTTATATGTGAGGATGAAAAAG AACCCTGAGAGATATGCAGTTAGAAAAGGGATTTCTACAGATCGAATAGATAAGCATGTACAAG AGATTTCTCTTCAGAAAGTTAATGAGTTGTCACGCCACGAAATGATCTGGACGGGTGAAGATGGATTCCTTCTAAAGCCACTAG AGCTTGGAAGATTGATGACCAAGTACTATCTGAAACTTGATACGATGAAACACATCATGCAGACCCCAGATAAATGCAGTTTGGAAGATGCACTTAATGTTATCTGCCGTGCAGAGGAAATTGCTT GGATACAACTCAGACGCACTGAGAAGAAGCTTCTAAATGACATCAATATCGACAAAGATGGCCGACTTCGCTTTCACATAAATGGAGATAAAGGGAAACGGAAAAAACGTATTCAAACTAGAGAAGAGAAGATATTTGTTTTAGCAAATGATTGCTTGACTGGGGATCCTTCAGCTCATGATTTATCCCTAACCCAG GACACAAATTCTATATGCTCAAACGGGTGCAGAATTGCTAAGTGCATGAGAGAGtactttattttcaaaaagaattataaaggAGCTGTGAACTCAATCCTTCTAGCCAAATCATTGTATCAGAAACTATGGGATGATAGTCCATACTTGTTGAAACAATTGGCTGGTATAGGCATGGTGACAGCAAAG GCTCTACATTCAATGGGTATCAAATCATTTGGTGAACTAGCTGAAGCTGATCCGAGGAGAATAGAGATAGTTACTGGCCGGAAGTTCCCATTTGGGAATCATATCAAGGATTCTCTGCTGTCATTACCTCCAAAAGTCAACATTAGGATTGAGGAAACTGTTTGCCAGAGGAAAGGGAAGTCCAAACTAGTAGTGACATTGACTAGATTATCACAACCCGTCCAATCAATCAAACGACATTATGCTGATATG ATTGTTGCTACGGAAGAAGATAACCTGATTCATTTTCATGAGAAAATAAG AGTCGACGAGTTCACCAG TCCCTACAGCGCAACactccttttatcaatttctgAAGGACAGAAGATGACAGTCAAGGCTGATCTTATTTTTGAAGAATACA TTGGTCTTGACTTCCATAATAAACTTGTACTGATGGACAATGATTCAGACATGAACTCCAAACGTGGGCATAAACGGCCTTCATTTTTTCCTCCGCCTGAGGTAGTCTGTGTCATAGAAGATGACAATGAAACTATATCTTATGCTTCATCTGATAGGCTTTGCAATTGGGAAAAATCTAAAGCAGATAACAGCTCAAT GCCGAGTTTCAAACTCATAGATGAAGAGTTGGAAGAAG GTGCGCCGGCTgttgaaagagaaaaggacaATTCTAAAATTGTATCTGAACAAGAAATATTTGACCATATACGTGAAAAAGCCAAGAACTTCCCCAACTTCACTCCCTCAAGAACTGCCTGTTCTCCATCGTTAGAGACCCATCTTTTCACAAGAAAGCATCGTCACGAGAATGACCTTATGCTTGATGGTAAGCCGGATGCTATAGAGGTCACAGAGGGAAGCAAAACTTCACAACAGACTGTCCTGAATCTGACTTCAGAATTCAGGGAGATGGAGCACAATGAGCATAATATCAAAAGCTCTCCGACTCTACAGCCTAGCACAACTGCTAGAAGTTTGTTTACGATGAACTTGATGGAAGAGAAAG gTGGGCATAACATGCGAAATTTAACTGAAGAAACAATATTTGGGCACATAAGGGAAAAAGCCGATAATTTTCCTGTGTTATCGAAGATTAAGCAGTCGGAATCTCCGGCCTGGACAATGGAACACTACGCTGAGAATCTGCCTGACTTTCACATTGGTGCTTCTGATGCATTGAGAGAAATGAAGTCTGACGACAAGATTACGAGGAACAGTATAATCATTTCAGAACTGGAGCCTGGAGGAATAGTTGGTGATGCATGTGGGGCAACGGTGATTGAAAGGAAATCTTCTCGTAGCCCACGTGGAACGCACGAGAGTTTGAGTATTCCTCCAAAAGTTTCAAACATCAGTAATGCTCCATCTTCAATTGGCATTTTGTCTTTTGACATCTCCATGATAAAGGATACCGTTGGATCGATGGACACAGCAAGCTCCATGGAGTATAACAGGAAGAAGCGTTATTCCTCAAATGGATCAAAAAGGCAGTGCTGCTCGCTGGCAGTGGAAGGCAAAACAAGTGAAGTAGATTCATTTCTTGGATTTGAAAGTGtgttttcatttctttga
- the LOC8289817 gene encoding putative cytochrome c oxidase subunit 5C-4, translating into MAAARKVAHAAYNGPSIIKEIIYGISLGLGAGLLWKMHHWNNQKRAKEFYDLLERGEISVVVEDE; encoded by the coding sequence ATGGCTGCTGCTCGTAAGGTTGCACATGCTGCGTACAACGGTCCAAGTATTATCAAAGAGATCATTTATGGTATAAGTCTCGGCCTTGGTGCTGGATTATTATGGAAAATGCACCATTGGAATAACCAGAAGAGAGCTAAGGAATTCTACGATCTTCTTGAAAGAGGTGAAATTAGTGTTGTGGTGGAGGATGAGTAG
- the LOC8289818 gene encoding LOW QUALITY PROTEIN: cysteine-rich receptor-like protein kinase 42 (The sequence of the model RefSeq protein was modified relative to this genomic sequence to represent the inferred CDS: inserted 1 base in 1 codon; substituted 1 base at 1 genomic stop codon), producing the protein MKPEGMVSISMHSLDYPYQKIIFFTFNIISFFISPTLSDPRITQANLSCGKTAKTPITPTGLIPTFVKEMETLSQLITNSHFATYHLNSSLPMYVLAQCHQDLSQTDCLLCYAVSRTKIPRCLPSVSARIFLDGCFLRYDNYNFFEESVSVSFDEVKCSQENVSGSNGENDKLRFVKSVEHAIGNVSSKAVENGGFGVVGIEGVYALAQCWESVGKDGCRECLRKAGKEVKGCGAKKEGRGLNAGCYLRYSTERFYNVGGELEAGHSNFRVXQLHLVVLAAAAVLMLSIFAVYAVYVRRMKNKAERINLEKISINFSKTSLNFKYETLEKATDYFNASRKIGQGGAGSVYAGTLPNGETVAVKRLTFNTSKLNLISGIFNLVXLGTEGPESLLVYEYVPNKSLDQFIFGKDKPTTLNWKQRFDIIVGTAEGLAYLHGGSQERIIHRDIKSSNVLLDEDFTPKIADFGLVRCFGADKSHLSTGIAGTMGYMAPEYLIRGQLTEKADVYSFGVLVLEIVMGKRCNAFTEDSKSLLQTVWQLYRLNRLVEAADPSLRDDFSAEEVSRVLQTGLLCTQASVALRPSMAEVVVMLTNSGGEIPLPSQPPFMNATSLEPESSRRSYSTSSFVSNAARKLEAYSYTSTESSSMQSSDRASRSEESKQN; encoded by the exons aTGAAACCAGAAGGCATGGTTTCCATTTCCATGCATTCTTTAGACTACccatatcaaaaaattatcttCTTTACCTTCAACatcatttctttcttcataTCTCCCACACTGTCCGATCCTCGCATAACACAAGCTAACCTTTCATGTGGCAAAACAGCCAAAACACCAATCACACCAACTGGCCTAATCCCAACTTTTGTTAAAGAAATGGAAACTTTATCACAACTCATTACTAATAGCCACTTTGCTACCTACCATTTAAACTCCTCACTTCCTATGTACGTATTAGCTCAATGCCATCAAGACCTTTCCCAGACTGATTGTCTCCTTTGCTACGCCGTCTCTCGGACTAAAATCCCTCGTTGTTTGCCTTCTGTCTCTGCTCGTATCTTTCTTGATGGTTGCTTTCTTAGATATGACAATTACAACTTCTTCGAAGAATCTGTTTCGGTTTCTTTTGATGAAGTAAAGTGCAGCCAAGAAAATGTTTCGGGTTCTAATGGTGAGAATGACAAGCTAAGGTTTGTAAAGAGTGTTGAGCATGCTATTGGTAATGTGAGTAGTAAAGCGGTGGAGAATGGCGGGTTTGGTGTTGTTGGGATTGAAGGTGTTTATGCTTTGGCTCAATGTTGGGAAAGTGTTGGTAAAGATGGGTGTAGAGAGTGCTTGAGAAAGGCAGGGAAAGAAGTAAAAGGATGCGGAGCTAAAAAGGAAGGGAGAGGATTAAACGCTGGTTGCTACTTGAGATACTCGACTGAAAGATTTTATAATGTTGGAGGGGAATTAGAAGCTGGTCACAGTAA tttcagGGTTTAGCAATTGCATTTAGTAGTTTTAGCAGCAGCTGCAGTCCTCATGCTGTCAATCTTCGCAGTTTATGCTGTCTATGTAAGACGGATGAAGAACAAAGCAG AGCGCATCAATCTCGAAAAGATATCAATCAATTTCAGCAAAACAAGCCTGAATTTCAAGTATGAGACCCTCGAAAAGGCGACAGATTACTTCAATGCCTCAAGAAAAATAGGCCAAGGAGGAGCTGGTTCTGTATATGCGGGAACTCTTCCAAATGGGGAAACTGTTGCTGTTAAAAGATTGACTTTCAACACAAGTAAGTTAAACTTAATCAGCGGAATCTTCAATCTTG ATTTGGGTACTGAAGGTCCTGAGAGTCTTCTGGTTTATGAGTATGTTCCTAACAAGAGCCTCGACCAGTTCATTTTTG GAAAGGATAAACCTACAACTCTAAATTGGAAGCAACGGTTTGATATAATTGTAGGAACAGCAGAAGGACTTGCATATCTCCATGGAGGTTCTCAAGAGAGAATAATTCACAGAGATATTAAAAGCAGTAATGTTCTTCTTGATGAGGACTTCACTCCAAAGATTGCGGACTTTGGACTTGTTCGATGTTTTGGTGCTGATAAGAGCCATCTTAGCACTGGAATTGCAGGAACAAT GGGATACATGGCGCCCGAGTATCTGATCCGTGGGCAGCTTACTGAAAAAGCAGATGTTTATAGTTTCGGAGTACTTGTTCTAGAGATTGTAATGGGTAAAAGGTGTAATGCTTTCACAGAAGACTCAAAATCCCTTCTACAAACA GTATGGCAACTTTACAGATTAAATAGATTGGTTGAAGCAGCTGATCCTAGCCTAAGAGATGATTTTTCAGCAGAAGAAGTGTCGAGAGTGCTTCAAACAGGACTTTTATGCACACAAGCTTCAGTTGCCCTAAGACCATCGATGGCAGAAGTGGTTGTGATGCTAACTAACAGTGGTGGTGAAATCCCTTTGCCAAGCCAACCTCCTTTTATGAATGCTACTTCACTAGAGCCTGAAAGCTCAAGAAGATCTTACAGCACAAGCAGTTTTGTGTCGAATGCAGCAAGAAAACTTGAAGCTTATTCCTACACTTCCACTGAGTCCTCTAGTATGCAAAGCTCAGACAGGGCATCAAGAAGTGAAGAATCAAAGCAAAATTAA
- the LOC8289819 gene encoding cysteine-rich receptor-like protein kinase 46, with translation MKNNILHLTPQRGKETKYSQSNIGKHKKKIHGNQKFSLSLLFIFLVMAISLFSLIIFMSYCINLSYADPRTEIVARICGKEHVQNVSNYFMYYSRITDYMQDEIYRNKFAFKDVGKPPDRLYVLSQCMDDLSADECVVCFTQINTLIPGCFPNTGGRVYLDGCFIRVENYTFYREALGNQDTKRCGPDANTAQEFREAVEKVLEGLLLKAPTAGPIRRGFAMQHESAQGMAAYGMASCWKILDTDLCYTCLSDAIASALSCLPSTEARVLNAGCFLRYADFLFANETPGESRGDIFSYIAYIFGIVIACLTAIGIGVCVGKHTYRRKNGIKAIRGMEDLLLLDEGRQFLQFNYATIRAATENFNEVLRLGQGGFGEVYKGTLPDGREIAIKRLYVGRKNGVVEICNEMDIISRAQHKNLVRFLGCCFTSMDSFLVYEYLANRSLDLMLFDPAKKKELTWEKRLLIITGTAEGLEYLHKDCQVRIIHRDIKASNVLLDLKYKAKISDFGLARFYSCDHSLINTAIAGTLGYMAPEYIAKGRLTEKVDVYSFGVLVIEIVTGVENNKHQSEDLYETLVSHSWKHFKSNSIPEIIDPSMEIEDIEEIERVIQIGLLCTQESPSSRPTMTKVVQMLRRKDLEVPRPSKPPFTDEHMELCYLGTDYQRRHSTSD, from the exons atgaaaaataatatcctCCATTTAACACCACAGAGGggaaaagaaactaaatatAGCCAAAGTAACATTGGaaaacacaaaaagaaaattcatggAAACCAAAAATTTTCcctctctcttctctttatttttcttgtaatggcaatttctcttttctctttgatCATCTTCATGTCATATTGTATCAATCTTTCTTATGCAGACCCTAGAACTGAAATTGTTGCACGGATATGTGGAAAAGAACATGTTCAAAACGTATCAAATTACTTCATGTACTACTCCCGAATCACAGATTACATGCAGGATGAAATTTATCGTAACAAGTTTGCATTTAAGGACGTAGGAAAGCCACCTGATCGGTTGTATGTTCTTTCTCAATGCATGGATGATCTCTCTGCCGATGAATGTGTTGTTTGCTTTACGCAGATCAATACCCTAATCCCAGGTTGCTTTCCCAACACCGGTGGCCGCGTTTATCTTGATGGATGTTTTATTAGAGTTGAGAATTATACTTTCTATCGCGAAGCCTTGGGGAATCAAGATACTAAA AGGTGCGGCCCTGATGCAAACACTGCACAAGAATTCAGAGAAGCAGTAGAGAAAGTGCTGGAGGGATTATTACTAAAGGCACCAACAGCTGGACCAATTCGGAGAGGCTTTGCAATGCAGCATGAGAGTGCACAGGGCATGGCAGCATATGGCATGGCCAGTTGCTGGAAGATTTTGGACACAGATTTGTGCTATACTTGCCTGTCTGACGCAATTGCATCCGCCTTGTCTTGCCTTCCGTCTACAGAAGCACGCGTGCTTAATGCTGGATGTTTTCTCCGTTATGCTGATTTCCTATTCGCAAATGAAACCCCTGGTGAATCAAGAG GAGACATATTTTCATACATCGCGTATATTTTTGGCATTGTCATAGCCTGCTTAACGGCGATAGGCATTGGAGTATGTGTTGGCAAACATACTTACAGAAGAAAGAATGGTATAAAAGCAATAAGAG GAATGGAGGACTTATTATTACTAGATGAAGGGCGGCAATTCTTGCAGTTCAACTATGCAACAATACGAGCAGCAACAGAAAATTTTAACGAAGTTCTCAGGCTTGGCCAAGGAGGATTTGGTGAAGTatataaa GGCACCTTGCCAGATGGTAGAGAAATCGCCATAAAGCGTCTGTACgttggtagaaagaatggagTTGTGGAAATCTGCAATGAAATGGACATTATTAGTAGAGCTCAACACAAGAACTTGGTTCGGTTTCTTGGTTGTTGTTTCACTAGTATGGATAGCTTTCTTGTCTATGAATATCTAGCTAATAGAAGCCTTGATCTCATGCTATTTG ATCCAGCAAAGAAGAAAGAACTCACTTGGGAAAAGAGGCTTCTAATTATCACAGGAACAGCAGAAGGTTTAGAGTACCTCCACAAGGATTGCCAAGTGCGAATTATTCATCGAGACATTAAAGCTAGTAATGTCTTACTAGACTTGAAATATAAAGCAAAAATCTCAGACTTCGGATTGGCTAGATTTTATTCTTGTGATCATTCCTTGATCAACACAGCAATTGCTGGAACACT AGGTTATATGGCTCCTGAATACATCGCCAAAGGAAGATTAACAGAGAAAGTTGATGTTTATAGCTTTGGAGTTCTTGTAATCGAAATAGTAACAGGTGTAGAAAACAACAAGCATCAATCTGAGGATCTATATGAAACCCTAGTTTCCCAT TCATGGAAACACTTCAAATCAAACTCAATACCAGAAATCATCGACCCAAGTATGGAGATAGAAGACATTGAAGAGATTGAAAGAGTGATCCAAATTGGTCTGCTGTGCACTCAAGAATCGCCAAGCTCACGACCAACAATGACAAAAGTGGTTCAAATGCTCAGAAGAAAGGATCTTGAAGTGCCTCGACCATCGAAGCCCCCTTTCACAGATGAACACATGGAATTATGTTATTTAGGTACTGATTATCAACGAAGACATTCTACTTCTGATTAG